In Haloplanus rubicundus, one DNA window encodes the following:
- the prf1 gene encoding peptide chain release factor aRF-1 translates to MSTDTQDADDDRRKYEFRKVIEDLKEYEGSGTQLVTIYIPPDKQISSVVAHVTQEHSEASNIKSKQTRTNVQDALTSIKDRLRYYDTYPPDNGIVVFSGAVDSGGGQTDMVTKVLESPPDPIQSFRYHCDSDFLTEPLEEMLTDKGLFGLIVLDRREANVGWLKGKRVEPVKSASSLVPGKQRKGGQSAQRFARLRLEAIDNFYQEVAEMANDLFVAERHDLDGILVGGPSPTKDEFLDGDYLHHELQDKVVGKFDVSYTDESGLYDLVDAAQDVLADQEIMKDKVEMEEFFENLHTGDLATYGFEQTRRNLVMGSVDRLLISEDLRKDVVVYDCGGGEEFEVVDRRHATPDHQCDDGSEAEVKEREDVIEHLMAIAEQRGTETKFISTDFEKGEQLYDAFGGVAGILRYSTGI, encoded by the coding sequence GACAAGCAGATCTCCTCGGTCGTCGCCCACGTCACGCAGGAACACTCCGAGGCGAGCAACATCAAGTCCAAGCAGACCCGGACGAACGTCCAGGACGCCCTCACGAGCATCAAGGACCGCCTCCGCTACTACGACACCTACCCCCCGGACAACGGCATCGTGGTCTTCAGCGGCGCCGTCGACAGCGGCGGCGGCCAGACCGACATGGTCACCAAGGTACTGGAGAGCCCGCCCGACCCCATCCAGTCCTTTCGCTACCACTGCGACTCCGATTTCCTCACCGAACCGCTAGAGGAGATGCTGACCGACAAGGGCCTGTTCGGCCTGATCGTCCTCGACCGCCGCGAGGCCAACGTCGGCTGGCTCAAGGGCAAGCGCGTCGAACCCGTCAAGTCCGCCTCGTCGCTCGTCCCCGGCAAGCAGCGGAAAGGTGGCCAGTCCGCCCAGCGGTTCGCCCGCCTCCGCCTCGAAGCCATCGACAACTTCTACCAGGAGGTGGCGGAGATGGCCAACGACCTGTTCGTCGCCGAGCGCCACGACCTGGACGGCATCCTCGTCGGCGGCCCGTCGCCCACGAAAGACGAATTCCTCGACGGCGACTACCTCCACCACGAACTCCAGGACAAGGTGGTCGGCAAGTTCGACGTCTCCTACACCGACGAATCCGGGCTCTACGACCTGGTCGACGCCGCACAGGACGTGCTCGCCGACCAGGAGATAATGAAAGACAAGGTGGAGATGGAGGAGTTCTTCGAGAACCTCCACACCGGTGACCTCGCCACCTACGGCTTCGAGCAGACCCGCCGGAACCTCGTCATGGGCTCCGTCGACCGCCTGCTCATCAGCGAGGACCTCCGCAAGGACGTGGTCGTCTACGACTGCGGCGGGGGCGAGGAGTTCGAAGTGGTCGACCGCCGACACGCCACGCCCGACCACCAGTGCGACGACGGGAGCGAGGCCGAAGTGAAAGAGCGCGAGGACGTGATCGAGCACCTCATGGCCATCGCGGAACAGCGCGGCACCGAGACGAAGTTCATCAGCACCGACTTCGAGAAGGGCGAACAGCTCTACGACGCCTTCGGCGGCGTCGCCGGCATCCTGCGGTACTCGACCGGCATCTAA
- a CDS encoding DUF6276 family protein — protein sequence MIPCPACGGDAIAFAVPADLRAYAPDSGAYAPDSGAYAALCSTCLRTHAAGDAPADPTFAAVHESFPDGEAGAALALALGLLDSLALRRDAIDDCCSYAERAGADVLLTLDRLATADGLDPHFDIERRRHQLAELLR from the coding sequence GTGATACCCTGCCCGGCCTGCGGCGGCGACGCCATCGCCTTCGCCGTCCCGGCCGACTTACGCGCGTACGCCCCCGACTCGGGCGCGTACGCCCCCGACTCGGGCGCGTACGCCGCGCTCTGTTCTACCTGTCTTCGGACGCACGCGGCCGGCGACGCCCCGGCCGACCCGACGTTCGCGGCCGTCCACGAGTCGTTTCCGGACGGCGAGGCCGGCGCGGCGCTCGCGCTCGCGCTCGGCCTCCTCGACTCGCTCGCCCTCCGTCGGGACGCCATCGACGACTGCTGTTCGTACGCGGAGCGGGCGGGCGCCGACGTGCTGTTGACGCTCGACCGGCTCGCGACCGCGGATGGGCTGGACCCGCATTTCGATATCGAGCGCCGCCGGCACCAGTTGGCCGAGCTGCTCCGCTAG
- a CDS encoding Brp/Blh family beta-carotene 15,15'-dioxygenase, which yields MTRTVRGTAAPGGDAELAALVRAVGCRPAWVTVGLVGLGSLVAAAVGPIPVPAWLRYLPLAASLLLFGLPHGAVDHLAPTRAAGRPTTPRSMAAVGLAYLLLGGAYAALWVVAPVASAALFVALTWLHWGQGDLYALDALGSSHLESAGVRAGTVVVRGGLPMLVPLLRYPERYRDVVDAWVALFGRDLGAAWLVAPDTRVALGLAFAGVTLATLAAGYRDTAGWRLDAAETLLLWAYFLVVPPLVAIGVYFCVWHSLRHVGRLMGVDDGARAAFRTRGVLAALARTGRDAAPLTAVSVVLLVGVGVVAGVDTDPRLLAALYLVFIAVLTLPHVAVVTWMDRVEGAGLGRKQ from the coding sequence ATGACCCGGACCGTGCGCGGGACGGCGGCGCCCGGCGGCGACGCCGAACTGGCGGCGCTCGTGCGCGCGGTGGGCTGTCGTCCCGCGTGGGTCACCGTCGGCCTCGTGGGGCTGGGGTCGCTCGTCGCCGCCGCGGTCGGTCCCATCCCCGTCCCGGCGTGGCTGCGCTATCTCCCCCTGGCGGCGAGCCTGCTCCTTTTCGGCCTGCCACACGGCGCCGTCGACCACCTCGCGCCGACCCGCGCCGCCGGCCGGCCGACGACGCCCCGGTCGATGGCGGCCGTCGGCCTCGCGTACCTCCTGCTCGGCGGCGCCTACGCCGCGCTGTGGGTCGTGGCGCCCGTCGCGTCGGCGGCGCTGTTCGTCGCCTTGACCTGGCTCCACTGGGGACAGGGCGACCTGTACGCGCTGGACGCGCTGGGGAGTTCACATCTCGAAAGCGCGGGCGTGCGCGCGGGAACGGTGGTCGTCCGCGGCGGCCTCCCCATGCTCGTCCCTCTTCTGCGCTACCCGGAGCGGTACCGGGACGTCGTCGACGCGTGGGTGGCGCTGTTCGGCCGGGACCTCGGAGCGGCGTGGCTCGTCGCCCCCGACACGCGCGTGGCGCTCGGGCTGGCCTTCGCGGGGGTGACCCTCGCGACGCTCGCGGCGGGCTATCGCGACACCGCGGGGTGGCGACTCGACGCCGCCGAGACGCTGCTCCTGTGGGCGTACTTCCTCGTCGTCCCGCCGCTCGTCGCCATCGGCGTCTACTTCTGCGTGTGGCACTCGCTCCGACACGTCGGCCGACTGATGGGCGTCGACGACGGCGCCCGCGCGGCGTTCCGGACGCGGGGGGTGCTCGCGGCGCTGGCCCGGACGGGACGGGACGCGGCACCGCTGACCGCCGTCTCGGTCGTTCTCCTGGTCGGGGTGGGGGTCGTCGCCGGCGTCGACACCGATCCCCGCCTCCTGGCTGCGTTGTATCTGGTCTTCATCGCCGTGTTGACCCTCCCACACGTCGCGGTCGTGACGTGGATGGATCGGGTCGAGGGCGCCGGGCTGGGTCGGAAACAGTAA
- a CDS encoding V-type ATP synthase subunit D — translation MAEDVKPTRKNLMAIEDRIELSERGHDTLEQKRDGLIMEFMDILDQAQDIRADLDENYQTAQRKINMARAMEGDVAVRGAAAALKEHPEITTQSKNIMGVVVPQIESSRVRKSLDQRGYGLLGSSGRIDEAADAYEELLESIILAAEVETAMKKMLTEIETTKRRVNALEFKLLPDLHENKEYIEQKLEEQEREEIFRLKKIKAKKEEEEKAEAEAEREAEVVTADD, via the coding sequence ATGGCCGAGGACGTCAAACCCACCCGCAAGAACCTCATGGCGATCGAGGATCGGATCGAACTCTCCGAGCGGGGTCACGACACGCTGGAACAGAAACGCGACGGCCTCATCATGGAGTTCATGGACATTCTGGACCAAGCCCAGGATATCCGCGCGGACTTAGACGAGAACTACCAGACGGCACAGCGTAAGATCAACATGGCGCGGGCGATGGAAGGCGACGTGGCCGTCCGCGGCGCCGCCGCCGCGCTCAAAGAGCACCCCGAGATCACCACCCAGTCGAAAAACATCATGGGCGTGGTCGTCCCACAGATCGAGTCCTCCCGCGTCAGGAAGAGCCTCGATCAGCGTGGCTACGGCCTGCTCGGATCGTCGGGCCGCATCGACGAGGCCGCCGACGCCTACGAGGAGCTCCTCGAATCGATCATCCTCGCCGCCGAGGTGGAGACGGCGATGAAGAAGATGCTGACCGAAATCGAGACGACCAAGCGCCGCGTCAACGCCCTGGAGTTCAAACTCCTGCCCGACCTCCACGAGAACAAGGAGTACATCGAGCAGAAGTTGGAGGAGCAGGAACGCGAGGAAATCTTCCGCCTGAAGAAAATCAAGGCGAAAAAGGAAGAAGAGGAGAAGGCGGAGGCCGAGGCCGAACGGGAAGCGGAAGTCGTCACGGCCGACGACTAG
- a CDS encoding glycosyltransferase family 87 protein, translated as MSLLRRLLALRGERPGFVAVACLALAALAAYPAVDWYLRAIDVAPRFGFWDFGAYSAAVERWEAGESLYVQNDDGGYHGSYLYPPVAVLAFAPVLLALPFRPAVLLWTAVTVALLWVALQRLAAALGADFHPLERLGALALVVGFHPVLLSMKLGQTAAALGALLTFAASASLRGRGYLSGALTACCGVIKLPYAPAGAHLLEDRTRFVGAVAGGLALLLVSLLAFGVDAHRTFLEVLAWGIGEGTAARSPRIWLPPYYRPFYDVPYSLAIRVAASLAIVVGVLRAEGATREVTALGFAAVPLLAPLTYAYYFVAALPAAVLLVAAELDRPDGHPALPVVGLLLIQFHSYGLRWAGTAAPEWLPAVLLQPGLYGNLLLVGLAAARVAAAGEGNLTRRSLARVRGQRGD; from the coding sequence ATGTCCCTCCTCCGTCGACTCCTCGCGCTCCGCGGCGAGCGCCCCGGTTTCGTCGCCGTCGCCTGTCTCGCGCTCGCCGCCCTCGCAGCCTATCCCGCCGTCGACTGGTATCTCCGCGCCATCGACGTCGCCCCCCGCTTCGGCTTCTGGGACTTCGGCGCGTACTCCGCTGCCGTCGAACGCTGGGAGGCCGGCGAGTCCCTGTACGTCCAGAACGACGACGGCGGCTACCACGGCAGCTACCTCTACCCGCCCGTCGCCGTCCTCGCTTTCGCCCCCGTCCTCCTCGCGCTCCCCTTCCGGCCCGCCGTCCTCCTGTGGACCGCCGTCACCGTCGCGCTCCTGTGGGTCGCCCTCCAGCGCCTCGCGGCCGCGCTCGGCGCCGACTTCCACCCCCTCGAACGCCTCGGCGCCCTCGCGCTCGTCGTCGGCTTCCACCCCGTCCTCCTCTCGATGAAGCTCGGACAGACGGCGGCCGCGCTCGGTGCCCTCCTCACGTTCGCCGCGTCGGCGTCGCTCCGCGGCCGAGGCTACCTGAGCGGCGCGCTCACCGCCTGCTGTGGCGTGATCAAACTCCCCTACGCCCCCGCCGGGGCGCACCTGCTCGAGGATCGGACGCGCTTCGTCGGCGCCGTCGCCGGCGGCCTCGCGCTCCTCCTCGTCTCGCTTCTCGCCTTCGGCGTCGACGCCCACCGCACCTTCCTCGAGGTGCTCGCGTGGGGCATCGGCGAGGGGACGGCCGCCCGCTCGCCGCGGATCTGGCTCCCGCCGTACTACCGCCCGTTCTACGACGTGCCCTACTCGCTTGCCATCCGCGTCGCCGCCAGCCTCGCCATCGTCGTCGGCGTCCTCCGGGCCGAGGGCGCCACCCGCGAGGTGACCGCCCTCGGCTTCGCCGCCGTCCCCCTCCTCGCGCCGCTCACCTACGCCTACTACTTCGTCGCCGCGCTGCCGGCGGCCGTCCTCCTCGTCGCCGCCGAACTCGACCGCCCGGACGGGCACCCGGCCCTGCCGGTCGTCGGCCTCCTCCTGATCCAGTTCCACTCGTACGGGCTCCGGTGGGCCGGAACCGCCGCCCCCGAGTGGCTCCCCGCCGTCCTCCTCCAACCCGGCCTCTACGGGAACCTCCTGCTCGTCGGCCTCGCGGCGGCCCGGGTCGCCGCCGCCGGCGAGGGGAATCTTACGCGCCGCTCGCTCGCCAGGGTCCGCGGCCAGCGTGGCGACTAG